Proteins from one Elgaria multicarinata webbii isolate HBS135686 ecotype San Diego chromosome 3, rElgMul1.1.pri, whole genome shotgun sequence genomic window:
- the LOC134395691 gene encoding zinc finger protein 501-like, whose product MNRDDGEEKKAEEQGQEGPRESSVSGVRENLSPCGGLEAASATLERAESRQEIHPMEEVEGHSQPRVRAIRRRKMLSHVELQHHSQRINPQELLGKQKTKRPRKCLDSHLRIYTGEEPRQSSEPLKSDPLTKKPMKHPRLDDRGKTHKCLVCGKNFRCDSVLKIHQRIHLGGKLHNCTECGKRFTQRLNLIIHKLYHRMEKPFKCKECGKSFRQRVYLTRHERIHTGEKPYKCEECGKSFHQRSTLKQHCRCHTGEKPYKCEQCGKRFNWKSNFRRHQRCHTGKKKPYKCEECGKSFNQRSTLKQHLMCHTGEKPHKCEQCGKRFNCKSNLRQHQSCHAREKPYKCEQCGKHFKLKSTLKQHRRCHTGEKPYKCEECGKGFNRSSSLKNHQQNHSGKKPFLCKECGKTFNQSSHLKSHQLIHTGEKPFQCKECGKGFNRNSNLTVHKRIHTGKKPFQCSLCTKTFLHKSQLIKHQRIHKQETP is encoded by the exons ATGAACAGAGATgatggggaggaaaagaaggcagaaGAACAAGGACAGGAGGGGCCACGAGAGTCATCGGTGTCAGGAGTACGAGAGAACCTTTCCccatgtgggggactggaagcTGCCTCAGCAACCTTGGAAAGAGCTGAAAGTCGGCAGGAAATCCACCCAATGGAGGAAGTGGAAGGCCACAGTCAACCCAGAGTCAGAGCTATTCGCAGGAGGAAGATGTTATCCCATGTGGAGCTGCAACATCATTCTCAGAGGATTAATCCCCAAGAGCTGTTAG GAAAGCAGAAAACAAAGAGACCCAGAAAGTGCCTTGATTCTCATTTGAGAATCTACACAGGGGAGGAACCCCGCCAAAGCTCAGAGCCTTTGAAAAGTGACCCTCTGACCAAAAAACCGATGAAACATCCAAGGCTTGATGACAGGGGAAAGACACATAAATGTTTGGTATGTGGAAAGAATTTCAGATGCGATTCAGTCCTTAAAATACATCAGCGAATTCACTTAGGGGGGAAACTGCATAATtgtacagaatgtggaaagaggttcactcaAAGATTAAACCTCATCATACATAAACTGTACCATAGAatggagaaaccctttaaatgcaaagaatgtgggaaaagcttccgtCAGAGAGTATACCTTACCAGACATgaacgaattcacacaggagagaaaccctataaatgtgaagaatgtggaaagagcttccatcAAAGATCAACCCTTAAGCAACATTGcaggtgccatacaggggagaaaccctataagtgTGAACAATGTGGAAAACGTTTCAACTGGAAATCAAATTTTAGACGACATCAAAGGTGTCATACAGGGAAgaagaaaccctataaatgtgaagaatgtggaaagagtttcaatcaAAGATCAACCCTTAAGCAACATCtcatgtgccatacaggggagaaaccccatAAATGTGAGCAATGTGGAAAACGTTTCAACTGCAAATCAAACCTTAGACAGCATCAAAGCTGCCATGCacgggagaaaccctataaatgtgaacagtGCGGAAAACATTTCAAACTCAAATCAACCCTTAAGCAACATCGtaggtgccatacaggggagaaaccctataaatgtgaagagtGTGGAAAAGGCTTCAATAGGAGCTCATCCCTTAAGAACCATCAACAAAATCACTCAGGGAAGAAACCCTTTTTGtgcaaagaatgtggaaagaccttcaATCAGAGCTCACACCTTAAGTCACATCAACtaattcacacaggcgagaaaccctttcaatgcaAAGAATGTGGTAAGGGCTTCAATCGAAACAGCAACCTTACTGTGCACAAAAGAATTCATACTGGAAAGAAACCTTTTCAATGCTCTTTGTGTACAAAAACATTCCTTCACAAGTCCCAACTTattaaacatcaaagaattcataaacAGGAGACTCCCTAG